Below is a genomic region from Rhododendron vialii isolate Sample 1 chromosome 5a, ASM3025357v1.
ttagttttctcaaaaaaaaattcaatttttattttaaacaaactaCTAAAGAAAGCACCCGAAGTATGCCccaccccccaacttaaactagTCACTGCCCTCAGTGATTGCAAGGGCACTAAAAGAAACAAGgcaatggaaagaaagagggaGGAAGGATATCACCGCGAGTGGAGAACTAGGCAGAAAAGATATGGCGGCCGAGAggccccccaacttgaacgaaACAACCTGCAATTTTAGTCCTCACAAGAAacaggaaaaataaaacaaaacaaaaagaaaacaaacaaacaaaaataattacagAAAAATGcgtgacaaaaataaaaaacaaaaaattaaaatccaccactttcttcacgcgaaagacacgggtactacttttctcccttgccaaagactgtggttccctACTTGTTGGAAGAGCAATATGCGTAGGATTCAATGATATCGTGAGAAGtagtgccatcatctaataggctgtcactccctctggggctgccagattccttacccactaCTCGGCTTATGAAGCAATCTCCGCCAAGCTGGACACTAAAGtcggatggttcagacagatttctcgctgctaactacacccctgccgccagacccaacctcctaagtactacatacatagctttgacaaggtggctataccagaccgttGGAAGCCGTTCGAGCACAACAAACACTGGAGGTATTTCACCCTCCAAAAATTTAAAGTTGCCTAAACCACTATCGAAAATACGAGACCAAAAGAACCTTGGGTTGCCTCCCAAGAAGCGCTAAGTTTTATATCTTCAGCCAGACATCAATCACTCCAAAAACCATCATTCAACAAAGCATTACAATCCAACTTTGCACGTGAACACGCTGCCGAGACCAAAGGAAGTCTCCATGCTAATTCCGGTGAGTGCGCACTACACGGACCTAATGGTGTGATAGAAAGCAAATGAGATGGCAActttaaatcattttttgaagGAGGGCTAGTCATAAGTGGAACATCATCAAACAAAATTGGAACCTCGGAGTCAACCTCACTCACCTTAGACACATCATTAACAGTGAGAGGTGGATGTACCTCATCATTGGAGTGGTGTTTTGCAGTGTTGTACACATTCAACTTAAGGGTCATATTCCCAAAAGTCACCTCCATCTCCCCACTCCTCACGTGAATATTAGCATTGGCCGTTGCTAAGAATGGGCGACCAAGAATGATGGGAGTTTGCTTTTTAAGGATTTGCACCGGTTCCGTGTCAAGTACTATAAAATCCGCTGGAAAATAAAAATCGTTAACCTTGACAAGAACGTCCTCAACTACCCCACGCGGCACCTTAATGAATCGGTCTGCTAACTGAAGGGTGACTGACGTGGGTTTCAACTCCCCAAGCCCCAATTGTTCGTACGCCGAGTAAGGTATCAAATTAACACTAGCCCCTAAGTCTAGCAATGCTCGCTCAATGACATGGTTCCCTATTCCTATGGAAATAGTAGGGATGCCTGGATCTTGTAACTTTGGAGGAGCAATTGATTGGAACACTGAGCTCACTTGCTCAGTGAGAAGGACCTTTTTCGATACATTGGTTTTACATTTCCTCTTTTGAGTACAGAGATCCTTCAAAAACTTAGCATAAGTGGAGACTTGTTTGATTGCATCTAGGAGAGGAATGTTTACTTTGACTTGCTTAAAAACCTCAAGGATATCCTCCATAGCCGCACCCTTCTTGGGGAAAGGAGATGGGGCATTGAGACATTGTGGGAATGGGGCTTTAGGCACATAGGGTGGTACCTTAGAGCCCCATGAAGTGGAGGTGGATGGTGAGGGTGTGACTGGAAGGGTTCCCTTTTTACTCTGTGAACTCTCCTCCCCAAAGTTATCTGGTGTTGGAGGGAGCCAAATGCTCCTTCGATTTCGTTTTCTCTGGTCGGGTTTCGACCTCTCTCTTATTGCGCAAAGTCATGATTACCTTAGCATCAGCAGGAGGCGGGTCATGAATCACAAACTGTCCTCCACGGGGTTGGACAGGCTGACTGGGCAACCTACCTTCTTCCCTACGATTGAGTGCATTGGCTATTTGACCCACTTGGGTCTCTAACCTTGCGATGGACTGTGTGTTGGTGCGCACCTGCTGTTGGGTGTCATGTAGTCTACCAAACGCTTGTAGCACCTTTTCCTCAAAGGATGGATCCCGCGAGGATTGGGGATGTGCTTGCTGCTGATTCTGGGAGAGATAGGCCGCAGGGTTAAACTGCGTGTTGAATGGCCTAGGCTGCTGGGCGAAACTATTACCCTGGTGTTCCGTCTTCCATGAGAAATTGGGATGTTTGCTCCATCCCTGGTTATAAGTAGTGGAAAAAGGATCATTACCCGGTTTGGAGAAACCCTGCGCATTGGCATACCCTTGTGCAGCATTAACTTGTTCTTGCACAAACAAAGGGAATTGTGGTGCTGCAGGACAGTCAACAATATAATGGGCCGGACTAGCACATAAAGAACATGCCTCCTGATAAGGTGGAGGTTGTGAGGTGGCCAATTCCTTGGTGAGAAGCTGTTCAACTTTCTCAGTCAGTGCATCTACTTTAGATTGGAGATCATGAGATGGTTTAATCTCATACATACCTCGTGGCATATCAGAACCAGCAATGACTGACTTAGTTCTCTtctcaaaagaaacattttgcaGGGACCCTTCGCTCATAGTTTCAAATAACTGCCAGGCATCCTCTTCATTCTTAACCATCACAGAGCCTCCACATGAGGCATCAACCATCACACGATGCTGCGGATGCAGCCCGGAATAAAAACTCTGTACTAATTGCCACTTAGGTATGTCATGGTGCGGACACTTACGAATGAGATCCCCATATCTCTCCCAAGCCTCATAGAACTGTTCATTCTCAGCTTGTTGGAAAGTGGTAATCTCCTGCCGAAGTCTGAGTGTTTTTCCTATGGGAAAGAATTTCTTAAGGAATGCCGCACTCATTTGCGCCTAAGATGTTATAGAATTAGCTGGCAAAGTACTAAGCCAATGTTTGGAGTTCCCTATTAAAGTGaactgaaacaaaatcaatctcaatgcatccatcggaaaattatgaattaaaagcGTGGAACTGAGGGCTTCAAATTCAGTGATGTGTTGATATGGATCCTCTTGAGATTGCCCTTGAAACTTAGGGAGCATTTGGAGAGTACCAggcttaatctcatagttgttAGCCGTGATGGCGGGTAGTCGTACACATGATGGCGTAGTGTACGCTGTGGGGGCAAAGTGTGAGTTGAGAGGGAGAGGTTTAGGTACCACAAGTGCTCCATCAACATCATCTGCCATTGTGACTAAGTTGGTCTGTTTGTTAACCCTACGTCTCCTATCTAAATTCAAATTAAGAGGTAAGAGTTCGGTTTCCAAAGACCGACGACCAAGCATGCAAGTTCAATACCCCAGAGGTGTTAAAACTGGGTACTCCAGACACAGACACTAATTTgccaaaaagaagaacaaactcACAGTGGGTCAACGAAATCGCTTTATATCACGGCACCGCTTCTCCACAGTGATCTTTGCTCGTTTTGTCGCCTCGTAACCTGTAGCTAAGagtaccaaaactaacaaacaaaataaaaaaaaaaacaatgaactaaacttaaaaaactaattaaattatcGCAACAGTGCAAATTGTCCCCgacaacggcgccaaaatttgaccgcgtcgttccgtgtcaaaaatatatttataaaactgagaattaactactactccgtagaatagtggtcaagtccgagtatcgttccaacggagacagtatggctgagttacgacaaattcaattaacttctagattaattcgggcaaggaagtttggttgtttgaatttggagaatttattaaactaagagaaataattaaatggaaagtttgtaacgattggagagaaaatctagggtttaaaTCCACCTCGACCGCGTAACTCAAACATGCATAGGCAGATTAATTATCCGAATCAGAAAGGATTATTattagggcttgcaaaccctagcaataatcatctagaaaataattgagttgttaaaaagtatagattatcccatagcacggaccgtctcagaAGTACGATCTAGTcgcctaacggcacgatccgtcttacgagtataatctatctcagaactccaactacaatcgatgaaaaccattgtataacttgtatttgaaagcatgcatacaaatactcaataaattaaaaccatcaaaatcattccattcaattgaaacggaaagggttcttagttaaacaatcgatccgaataataaacctaaaacccatacataaaatagagttacttggtgcgaagtttcatcttcacCCTAGAAAAagggtttagccggccatggagaagaaagatgtgATCGAGATTGAAGAAGACATGGAAAACATGGAGGAAATCCCTTAGAACGCCTCTTGCTGTTCTCTCTGGAAAAGTAAATAAGTAATTCTAACCTAACGAACTAAAGTCTCCTTTTATAGTCTAGGACCgtaaaaataaaacttaaaaaaaaacgcAAAGCAGATTTCCTTCTGCTGcccgctggtccggaccagcaaTTCCATTGGCCGGACCAGAAAAACAGATTGTTCAAATTGTTGCTCCAGCTTTGGTTGTCCGGACCAACATATCCTTGGTCCGGACCAGATTTCTCAGCTTTCATCTTTTCTCCGTGGATCCTTCCGTAACATCCTTAACTCATGATTATTAATCCAAATCCTTTCCGAATGCTCCGTAAGTCCTGAAACACCATAAACCAATTAAAGCTCGTTAAATAACATTAGATAGGACCGACAAAACCTAAGTTAATGGAAATAAATgagtgcttttcagcacctgtCACTATTGAATTCCATGCTTTATTAAAGTATTCTCAAACCTGTTTTGAAATCTGTACTTGATGAAGTTCAAGTAGCACAATTCTTGGTAACATCTTGTCATTATCATATAGAGATTGTATGTGTCGTATATtgcatagtttttctttttatcgaTTGTTAAAGAGAAAtatacaaaaaagaaagggaaaaagattacaaaaaaaaattaacgggTGTCTTCTCAGGGGCATCTAAGAAAGCAACAATCTGTAGCACAATCTACCGCTTTAGCCGAGTATGGCTAAGGATGATGCTGAAGGATGTTAGTGAAAACCAAAGAATAACTATTTGAGGATTTAGGCCCTCATCTGTTCAGGCTCTGGCCCTTTAGGAGTGTTTGGGCTTTCTCTCAACTGTGTGTACTTTTTTAACCTTTGGttggaattttcttttcctttttttcttaataaaatgttacttttgctgtaaaaaaaaaaatagctactCCAATTTTGCATGACAACAAATCCGCATTAATGACAAAAAATCTCGTCTATCATACCAAACACACTGCCATCGAGCATCATTTCATTCGAGAGGCCGTGGAAAATCGACACGGGTATTGTGCAACCGAAGATCAaatggcggacattttcaccaAAGCTCTTTCAAAGAAAAAGTTACAATGTATAATGAGAGAAATGTGGGTGTTATAACAAGGCATTAAGTACCTTGTTAAGTATATTTCTTTCTGTAATTGGACCAATTTTATGTTTGTAGTTGGGCTAAGTTATTTGGTTTTGTAGCTGGGCCTAAATGTTTGTAGTTGGGCTAAGTCTCGAATTGGCCCTATGTTAGAGATTGAGTGAGATACAGAGAAGAAACTCTTTCCTCCCTTGTTTCCTGCGACTGTAGTGACTGTTTTTTAGCAGTCCTTATTTGCTCCATTTTGTTTCTTCTACCCCACTAAAAAGATTCAAGATTAGACCAGGATCAAGCCAACAACAAACTTGTCTTTGTGGTATTGTAGCACAGTTTTAGCTATTAGGTCATGTtccgttaaggttcttatttttttaagtatttatttttcattttacaagACAAATCATTTACTCACAATACGTTACCTTTAGCGGAACGGTGCCTTGGAAAGGCATTGATGACTACAAATTTTGGTCGTGTCATATATAGCCAGTGCAGTATCATCTTGGGATCGTCAAAATGCATCTTGCATGTTGCACCAGTTGAACTTCATCTTGATAGGATTTTGGTTCTTCATAGATTGTGGGTACAAATGTTTGGCATTATGCATTTATCACTAATACCTCAAAATTGGTCCCGACACCTgagttatataaaaaataataaataccTAACAAGATTCCCTTTCATGTTATTTTCAATTCGCGGATCAAAGGTGCTAGGTTGATGCTAGCTATTGGTGTTGTTTATCGGTTAACCAGTGGGTGTTATTACAATTTATATCTCGAGATCCAACAAGAGGGTAGCCTACTCAAGATGTGAACAAGCAATCGATTTGATTTTCGAGAGATCGTAATCGATCGGCCTGATGGAGTGCCATATACTTTTGGAATTGATGTCATTTCTGATTGAAATTGGTGGCAACCCTCTAATTTTTTAAGCCTGCCTTGCTGATATATAGCACAAGTAGAAGCAAGATGATCAAAATGGCTTACAAATCAGTGGACTGTCCTTGGGAAAATCTTCCTTTTGTCAAAAACTATCTGAAGAAAAATCGGAAGATAGCTGCGGGGGCACCAATAGGCGAAGCCGTGAAGGGATGGTGAAGAACATGAGAGGAGCTGCAGGAATAAGTGTTCGGGATATGTTATCATGTCGGTATGGACACCTAATCTTTGGTAAACTCGACTCTTGGGCATACATCCGTGatgaaaagaggaaaatcaacaCAATACTTGTACAGAAACTCAAAAGAGATCAAGAACTGAGTTAGGGTTTCAATCACGTTGGAtatctttctttcttgattGAAGACAGTGAGAACACAGGAGGTTATATACTCCTCACTTAATCTGAGATTAGCTAGCCCTTAACTAACCGACTAAACTAATCACAAACACTAACCAACTGCCAGCTCAGCTTTgtctaacaaaaacaaatacagAAATTGACCAACAAAATACAGAAATTACAGAAATCACCCTAGTGATTTCTGCTTACAGTCCCCTGCAAACTCATGGGGGTATCAACCACCATGAGTTTGgattttagaaacaaaaacctATCCACAGAAAGAGATTTGGTGAAGATATCAGCAATCTGCTCTAAAGTGCCAATGTGCTGAACCTGCAATTGTTTGCTGAGAACCTTTTCTCGAATAAAATGATAGTCGACCTCAACATGCTTAGTCCTGGCATGAAAAACAGGATTAGCAGCTAAAGAGATGGCTGATTGGTTGTCACACCAGATAATAGGAGAACCAGAAACAGAAACATGTAAATCCACCAAAAGTTGTTGAATCCAGGAAAGATCAGCTGCTGTATGAGCCAAAGACCTATACTCAGCCTCAGTAGAAGAACGGGCAACGGTGTGCTGCTTTTTGGCACACCAGGAAATCAGATTTGAACCCATAAACAAGCAAAAACCTGAGGTAGACCTGCGATCAAGGTGATCACCTGCCCAATCGGCATCTGAGTAGGCTGTAAGAGTTAGAGGACTTGGTACAAACATAAGACCCTGGTGTAAACTACCCTTGATATATCTGAGTATGCGTTTCACAGCTATGAAGTGACTATGTTTAGGATTGTGCATATGCTGACATGCCACATTAACAGCAAAGGAAATTTCTGGTCTTGTTAATGTGAGATATTGAAGAGAACCCACTATAGTTCTATACCACTGTTGATCAGAGAAAAGGGGATCAGGATCCAATACAGCAGGCTTCACGGAGGAAGGAGAAAAACTAGGCTTGCAATCTTGCATACCTGCTTTGACTAGTAAATCTGTAGCATATTTGGTTTGAGATAGAAGCACACTAGAGCCATGTGTCAGAACTTCTATACCCAAAAAGTAGCTCAAAGCCCCAAGATCTTTCATAACAAACTTAGTGCCAAGCAGAGAAATCAGATCATCAATATATGAAGTATTACTTCCAGTGACCagtatatcatcaacatataccaGAATAAGAGTAGTCCCTTTATCATTGTGAAGAGTAAAGAGAGAAGCATCAGCCTTACTGTTAACAAACCCTTGACTCAgcaaaaatgcagaaaaagcgGAGAACCATGCCCTTGGTGCTTGCTTGAGACCATACAAAGCTTTATTCAACTTGCACACATAGTGAGGAAAAGATCTATTTTGATAACCAAGGGGTTGTTTCATAAACACTTCTTCTTCTATCACTCCATGTAAGAATGCATTGGACACATCTAATTGACGAATGTTCCAGTTATGATGAACTGCCAAACTCAATACCACCCTTACAGTAGGCTGTTTAATAACTGGACTGAATGTCTCAGTATAATCCAACCCTTCAAATTGCTGGTTTCCATTTGCTACCAATCTTGCTTTATACCTTGCCACACTACCATCAGAGTGGCGTTTAATCTTATAAATCCACTGACATCCTATGATATTGGCATTAGGTGGTGGTGGAACAAGTGTCCATGTACCTTGTTTGACTAAAGCTTGAAATTCTTCCCCCATGGCTTTTTGCCACACTGTATGTTTCATAGCCTGAGAAAAATGTGTAGGCTCTGTAGTGGGCAAGACGGAATCAGAAATAACTGCACTGAGACTTAAGGGATATTTTGGTTTGACAATGCCATTCTTAGACCTTGTGATCATGGAATGAGAAACAGGAGGTTGAATAGCAGTTGTAGGTAAAGAAACTGGTAAAGAAGAACTATGAGACAAAGAAGATGATGAATGAGATACATGAGTAGGACTAGAAGATTGAATAGGAGAAAATCCATTAACATGAACAGAAATAGGcaaggaagaagcagaaacATGAGAAACTGAGGAAGAAACAACAGGAGAGACAGATTCATGAGGAACAataggagaagaagaaggaagagaagATACAGACATAGGAAAATGTACGACAATATCATCAAAGGATGTAAGAGGAAAAGACAAAGAAGAAGGAGGTATAGCACAGGGAGAAGTATGAGAAGTTTTAGAAAGAGATACAAAGGGAAACTCATGCTCAACAAATTTGACATGTCTAGAAACATAAACTCTATCTTTAACTGGATCATAGCATTTATGTCCCTTAGATGTTTCACTATACCCCAGAAAAATACATGGTGTTGATTTTGGAGCAAGTTTATGAGGAACATAGGGCTTAAGCCAAGGATAACAACAACAGCCAAAAGGCTTCAAAGCCAAGTAATCTGGAGTACATCTGAACAGAACAATAAAAGGAACTTGAAAATTTAATGAGGAATGAGGTAACCTATTTACCAAGTAGACAGCTGTAGTAAGAGCTTCAAGCCAAAAATGACTAGGCATGTTAGCTTGCAGCAAAAGAGTTATTGTTGTTTCTATTAGGTGTCTGTGTTTACGTTCAACAACTCCATTCTGTTCTGGAGTATGAGGACAAGAGGTTTGATGAAGAACCCCAGTGGACAAGAAAAGATGAAGCAAAAAGTGATTGACAAATTCTCCCCCGTTATCACTTCGAACAATCTTAATAGAAGTATGAAATTGAGTAGAGACATAAGATTTGAATTCTGCAATCTTTTGCTTAACTTCAGACTTATAATGCACAGGAAACAACCAAGAGTAtcttgaaaaatcatcaatgatCAACAAGTAATATCTAAAACCTTTATTAGATGGGATGGGAGCAGGGCCCCAAACATCCATATGAACAAGTTGAAAAGGAGCAGTAGTTTTAGACACAGATAAAGGAAACTTCAACTTATGGCTCTTAGCCATATTACAACAAGAACAATTGAGCATTACAGACTTAGAGATAGGTAAGCTAAGCTGTTTTATTAAAGCAGAAAACAAAGGAGGACTTGGATGACCAAGTCTTCTGTGCCACAACATAGCAGAGGAATCAGAACTCACTAGAACAGTAGAACCTGAGACAGAAGATGACCTTTTAGAGTTGTTCATAACTGGATAAAGTCCCTTGTGACATGGTCCCTGATAGAGAATTCTGTGAGAAGACTTGTCCTGAATGACAAGACCAGAGGAATCAAAGATAAGAGAACAATTATTATCTTTTGCAAAATGATAGACTGAAATAAGATTATGTGTAATATGAGGTGTGTGAAGAACATGAGAAAGATGAAACTGAGCTTTAGGAGTAGGAAGTAAACCTTGCCCAGTATGGGTTACTTGAAGAGAATTGCCATTCCCCACCAAAATTCCTTCTGTCCCTTGAATAGGTTGAGAAATGTCCAGGTTCTGCAGATTATTGGTAATATGGTTTGTTGCTCCACTATCAAAATACCACGGTTGTTGAGGAGAAGAAGATGTGGAACAAAAACCTTCATAACCACTGTAATTTCCATTTACAGAACCATGTCCAGGTCCAGGACTAGCAGTACCAGAAGGACCAGTAAAATGAGCTTGTGCAGACACAGAAGCTGGTGCCATTTGTGACATTTGAGGCAAGACACCCCCAGTGACGTTGGAATGTGGAAAAGAAGAATGTACTGGTCCCCTCACAGAAGTTCTAGTTCCTGAAAAAGAAGCCTGGGAAGGCATCATAGGAAAATTATACTGTATAGGTGATGAATTCATCCATGGACTTCCTTGAGAACCTCTCCAATGACCACTTGAAAACTGATCATAAGAAGGAAACTGAGGAAATTGAGCTTGAAACTGAGGTCTGTAGTAACAAAAACTAGTGATATGATTAGATTTCCCACAGATTTCACAGGGATCTCTTGGAAATCTAGgacctcttcctcctcttcctctataGAAATTTCTGGAAGAAGGGGGATAGAACTGTGATTGAGGCATAAACTGGTGTGATGAATAGGAAGGGAGAAAGTGATTTGGATTGTGGTTTGCACCAACTTGAGGTGTCACAGGAAGCATAAGAATTGATGTGGAAGGGCTATGTAGTTGCTGAGCAGACTGCAAAGAACCTAACTGTTCTTGCGGTATCGAATTTGGAACTGAAGAATTACCATGTGTAGCAACCAACACAGATGTAGTCACCACTTCATCATCTTTTATCATTTGCATATCCTCTCCATTTAGTTTGGTTATTAACTCATCAAAGGTAATATCATCACCCCTCAATCTGACAGCTGTTTTAAAACCATCAAAAGCTTTGGATTTCAGTCCTCTGAGTGTGTGAAACACTAGATCATCATCTTCCATGGGGCAACCTGCAGCAGCTAACCTCTGTGCATAGCCCTTAATAGTGTCTATGTATGCTTCCATGGTAGAGGTTTTGGTAACATTATACAAACGATCTCTTACATCATGAACATGTGCCCTAGATAACGAATTGTACCGACTAGACAATGATTGCCAAACCTGATAGGCATGATCTAATCCAAGAACATAAGGTAATGTATTCTGTGATAAAGACGCAAGTAAGCAAGACAGTAGTTGTGAATCAACTAGATTCCATAAGGCAAACTCAGAATTGGAAACCATAACACCATCTGTATTTCGAATCTGAGGGGCTGGACATACTGCAGTACCATTCAAATATCCTAGAAAGCCATTAGCCTTTAATACACTTTCAACTTGAGCACGCCATAAGAGATAATTGGCTCCATCAAGTTTTATATTCACCAAGGAATGAAAGTTAGACACTAAGAATGCAAGAGAAGACGGGAGAGTTACTGATGTAGTGGAAGTTGAACTCACTGAAGAGGAATTGGAAGCCATTGATGACCAGAGAAGAAACGCGAATGAAATCGCCTTCGAGAAGACGCAGAGAAATCACCTTCGAGAAATCGTCTTGCAGAAATGGATCTAGATCTGTGGACTTTCGTCTcacggctctgataccatgatgaaaagaggaaaatcaacaCAATACTTGTACAGAAACTCAAAAGAGATCAAGAACTGAGTTAGGGTTTCAATCACGTTGGAtatctttctttcttgattGAAGACAGTGAGAACACAGGAGGTTATATACTCCTCACTTAATCTGAGATTAGCTAGCCCTTAACTAACCGACTAAACTAATCACAAACACTAACCAACTGCCAGCTCAGCTTTgtctaacaaaaacaaatacagAAATTGACCAACAAAATACAGAAATTACAGAAATCACCCTAGCGATTTCTGCTTACAGTCCCCTAAATCCATGTGAAATACGTAAGTTATAGTTTGAGGTTGGGTCAATTCGTTGGCCTTGTGTGTCAAATCAAACACTTGCCTCGATGTCTCTCCCACTGCCTGCTAATTACTAGAACTATATACTATGTGGGATAGAACCAAAGAAAGTTGATTAatttaaagggaaaattttaaaaaatcccTGAACTTTCAGCcaatttgcaaaaaaacatCTGAATTTCAACTAATGAACAAAGAAACACCTGCACTTATCACTCTGTTAATAAATAGGCCTCCGTTGCCTAATTCTGCCAACTTATAACAAATGAAGCTAAGGGAAGGCGTTaaccttccttccttccttctttttctttttccttttttaagcttttaactctttcttttttttagttgtaaataaatatgtaataattttttttcttactatttatcaaaaattactttaactccatttcttactactacatacatacatacatatacatacatacatacatacatacatatatatacatacatacatacatatatatacatacatacatacatatatatacatacatacatacatatatatacatatatatatatatatatatatatatagagagagagagagagagagagagagagagagagagagagagagagagagagccttaTTCTATTGTAActtgccactttttttttcttttactttcaaGTTTTAcctttccctctctttctccccccctcttttttttttttgataaatagtaagaaaaaaaagaactttattgcatatttatttactacttaaaaaaataaaaagttagaagaatttttgaaagtaaatttttttttttttaaaaagaaggtaggTTAacaccttccgttagctccatccgttataTTACTAGCCAATTGACAGAATTGGACGGCGGGGGCCTATTTGTTAATGGAATGATAAGTTTAGGTATCTTGTTGTCATTAGttaaaattcagaatttttagaaaaattgacTGAAAGTTcagggcttttttgaaatttttttctaatttaaaTTGAAGAAATAACAAACTCTAAAACAATTGAATGGAAGAAGTACCCGAATTTTCAATTTACTACTCTTGTCCTTAAAATTCAATTGGAACAAATTATATGATTCTTCTAGAGAAACATTGCctatgctatttttttttttaaacatataaCTAAGTCTCCAGGCCAGATTACGCATAATTCGTCTACTTATATTTAATAATAAATGTGGCAAAAGTTTCTTGCAGTATGATGTTTTTGGACTTTTCGTCGACACTTCCTCTTCAAAGGAGTATTATTTATGTCTTAGGTAGACTCTCTAAAGAATGCTTTGGTTTTCTATATACCCATTGAACTGACGAAATTACAAAtcctttaaaaataatttaaaactaACAGTTCCTAGACAACGTTTCTTAATTCAATACACTGGTGACTGCTCGGTCAAGGGCATAAGATTTAAAAGCAAGAGCTTCTCTGAATGGGATATAGAGGGACACTAAATCAATGTAAAAGACAATAGATTAAATTCTACACGTAGGGGCCATGTAGAATATTTTGTGCGGACCGCCACGGATAACTGACACGTCACCTGGCGGCCCATTTAACTTAAAACCCAATTTAATTCCTTGcccatgttctctctctctctctctctctcaccgcGGTATAAACTGGGTTCGAGACATCCAG
It encodes:
- the LOC131327548 gene encoding uncharacterized protein LOC131327548 encodes the protein MEDILEVFKQVKVNIPLLDAIKQVSTYAKFLKDLCTQKRKCKTNVSKKVLLTEQVSSVFQSIAPPKLQDPGIPTISIGIGNHVIERALLDLGASVNLIPYSAYEQLGLGELKPTSVTLQLADRFIKVPRGVVEDVLVKVNDFYFPADFIVLDTEPVQILKKQTPIILGRPFLATANANIHVRSGEMEVTFGNMTLKLNVYNTAKHHSNDEVHPPLTVNDVSKVSEVDSEVPILFDDVPLMTSPPSKNDLKLPSHLLSITPLGPCSAHSPELAWRLPLVSAACSRAKLDCNALLNDGFWSD
- the LOC131327549 gene encoding uncharacterized protein LOC131327549, with amino-acid sequence MADDVDGALVVPKPLPLNSHFAPTAYTTPSCVRLPAITANNYEIKPGKTLRLRQEITTFQQAENEQFYEAWERYGDLIRKCPHHDIPKWQLVQSFYSGLHPQHRVMVDASCGGSVMVKNEEDAWQLFETMSEGSLQNVSFEKRTKSVIAGSDMPRGMYEIKPSHDLQSKVDALTEKVEQLLTKELATSQPPPYQEACSLCASPAHYIVDCPAAPQFPLFVQEQVNAAQGYANAQGFSKPGNDPFSTTYNQGWSKHPNFSWKTEHQGNSFAQQPRPFNTQFNPAAYLSQNQQQAHPQSSRDPSFEEKVLQAFGRLHDTQQQVRTNTQSIARLETQVGQIANALNRREEGRLPSQPVQPRGGQFVIHDPPPADAKVIMTLRNKREVETRPEKTKSKEHLAPSNTR